Part of the Cinclus cinclus chromosome 10, bCinCin1.1, whole genome shotgun sequence genome is shown below.
CTGCAGATTTACAGCATTCTACATCCACATCATTATTTCTTCATGTCaataaaagcagcaggagatgggagTCAGTCAAAGCCACAACACAGATTTACTGGCAAGCCTCAGACAATGTGGGGTGCCCATACACTGAATCCCAGAGAGCCAAAAAGAGCTCCAGGCTCCTGGAACAAACCATTTCCCTTCAGCTGTGGTTGTTAAGTTCATTGAAACTCTGCTGTGGCCTCAGAGGAGGGGCAGGCCCCACACACTGAGCCCCCCGGCCTGCTGGCAAAGGCTGTGCAGCTGGGAAGGTACAAAAGGCCCAAAgcaggtatttttatttcatttttaatgagttGCATGAATGCTATTCAAGCAGAGTTGTCGCAGTGCCTGCTGAACACCTGCCAGGGCAGATGCAGGACCAGCGGGCACTTGGCATGTGCAACAGCAATGGGCAGGATGTCAGGCAGAGCCTGCTGTCTCCTGGTGTTCAGGGAAAAGCCTCTGGAAGAGAGAACAAGGGAGCAGCCCTGTCTCTTTATGTCTGCTTACAAGTACAGTCAGAGCTGGCCCCTTGGAGAGGCAGGACCAGTCTCATTAGAGGCAAGAGAAGGACACATATAGACATTGGGGATGGAGAAATGCTGAATCTCTGGGCATTTTTAGATTTAGAATACAGAGGGCAAGATCTGTTTTCTAGCAAGGAGGTCTGCTGACTTAGCAGCAACATACACCTACAGCCCTGCATTGGAAAGCTTTCGACCCCCAGAATCAGTTCCCAGGCTGCAGGACAGACCTACCATGTCTGGATGTTGCTGCTGCTAAAGCAGTGCCTACAGTGTAGCTCAGACTCTGTAGATAGGAATCTGGCAGGCCCAGAAGCAGAAGACAAAATTTGGAAACAAACATGGGGTTGTGTGATGAATAATTCTTCCCCAGGATTGATACTTGCACATCACAGCTCATACCCTTTCCCATCCATATACTGGGGGACTTACAGCAATAGCAGAGTTTCAGGTCTGCACTTCagggtttctttctttcaccATTAGCACTGACTCAGTCAGTTATGCTGCAAAAGTCAGAGCAAGACAAAGAGAGGGGGAAGAGTGACATGGGGAATGACAGCAAGGAGTAACTCTGGGCTGGCAAACTACTGTTAGCAAAGAGGGAACTACTGTTATTAAATTTCTCAGTGCACAAAGAAATTCTAATGGATAATAAAGCAAGCAACAAAGTTTATCTCTGGTCTCGTGCTGTGTCGCTGCATGCCAGGAGTTACATCTCAGCAGGGCAGTTGGCTTGATCAGTGGGCATCATTTTGTCAGTGTCAATCTTGTAGGACTGGAGAACACTCTTCAGCTGCTCCACCGTTTCTGGGTGCATGTCAGGAGCTCTTGACAGAATCCAGGCATAGTCCATGTGGAAGAGCCAGAGGATGTTAGTGCAGGAGTAAACCAGGGAGTAATTTTCATAGTCAGTGGAGATGACCCAGTAAGGGGCGGCAGGCATGACTAGGAGAGAGGAGGGCACCATCATTGCCATGTGTAATCAGCTCtgggcagccctgcagcaccacagccacagTTCCTGGGACTGTCCCACTTTGGCTGCTGCATACTTGTGGTCAGTACAGGGAGCTATAATTTATAAAAGCCTACCAGGACTCTCTGTTCTGTCCAGAGGAACTTGAGAAAGACACAAAGCCCTGACTGTGAAGGTCTTTATGAGAAGTTAATGCCATGACCTGAAACTGCTCTCCTGGGCTGATGAAAGCCAGCCCAGCCTCAGCAGTGTGAGGGTGCTGGCTGCAGAGAAGGAGCTGTAGTGGTAGGAGCTGACACTGGTGATAGGAGGAGCACAAACCACCACCCACTGCCATGGGGAACCCTGCCTCGGGGAGCCAGCTGAGCCCAGAGCTGTTCTCTGGGGCTCACACCTGGGGAAGGTGGTTGAGGCTGTACACGCTGCAGGTGAAGTGGCTGCCAGTGatgccacagcagcacagaattaAGTCTGGCTGTGGTCATGGAACAGTCATTGTACTTCCTTTGCAACTACCCCTCCTCCACCCATTTCTCCAAATAACCCCTCTGAAAAAGAGAGCTATGGAGCTATCAAAGAAAAGGTGTGATGGAGCAGAATAAAAAGTGATCCAAGGGAACACTGCAGCTCACTTTCCAGTGTTGCTGCAGACAGAGGAAAGTGCTGTGCAATGTGGCAGAGCACCTCAGCAGGCCCCTGTTGAGTGTTACAGTGACAAGGGAAggaacaagcaaacaaaaccatatTATTAATGGTAATTAAAAGCCACTTGTAGGTAGAGGCAGCGTGGGCAAGTAGCTGTACTGCAGTGTGCAGAGAAACAAGCTTATTCTTGGCTCTTACAGCACTGTGGGGCTGtctcccccacctccccacctccctgtccccatctgtGAAATGACCTGGAGGGACAGTAAAGGTGCTGATCTTTCCTGCTTTGAGATCAGCTGCTGAAGAGTTCTCCACTGCTGAGGGGGCTGTTGCTGTAAATGGCATATCAATGTCACCAAACCACTGCCTCCTGGTCACGACATCTATTACCCCTTTACTGCTGTGCTGAAGTCACATGGGGAGCTCCACCCCTTGCTTTGCAGTTTCTGACCCCTGGTGCCATGGCACAATGCTCAgaccacagcactgcagaggcCATGGGCACAGGGGAGCCTTCCCACCACACACTTACACCAGTTAAAGCGGACGCCCAGCTTGGCCGGCTGCTTTACATCCATGTGCATGAGCTCTCCTTCAGCTTCATTGATTTTGCCATTGGCTCTAAGGGGAGACAATGGTGACAAAGGTGAGAAATGAAGCCAGGGAAGTgggagataattttttttccacttcgACTAAATCATCCCTCCTGACACAACTACCTGTCAAGAGGTGGCTGAAAAAGGCACTAGTAAACCCCAGCATTCCTGAGGATGTTTTCAGCAGTACTCAGGGCACAGTAGGTCCTGGGCCATGTGGGTAGATGGTCTCTCAGGTTAAACTGtcccagcatccctggctgcCTCTCTCCAAGTATCCCTGCCAGTGGGATGTCCTTTGGTTCCAGGGTGACAATGACAGAGAAGGAAATCAAGACTGCTCTGCACTGGGTGAGAGGAATCCAGCATGGGAGGATGGGAGGATCCCATTCGTGATCTTGGATGTGCCAGGGAGCAGCTCAGCTTCTGGTAGTTGTGGAAGGCATGTGTTCAATTCTGTTTAATCACCTGTGCTTTTTCCAGGTCACTGCACATTCCTCTGCACGCAAATTACCTGTACCTGTGTGGCGAGCCAGGGTTTTTCTGGCTGCTCGTTCAGAGCACTGCCTGTTGGCAGCAAGCCCTAAGACTTAAGCTGTCCATCTTATAATAGCATTTTTGCATGGATGCCTCAAGACCTGGACGCTGCCTATCAGGCAGGAAAGTTTCCCTGTAAAACAGGAACAGCCAAGGAGGCAGAAGCGacttctgccagcagcagaggtcAAGGGGCTGATGCTGGAGCCATGCACAGTGCACACCTGACTCAAAACATCCCTAATATTTCAGGGTCCTCAGCTGCTGTAGTAGTGACAGCAATGACTGGATGAATCTCACCGAGATTAATGCAGGCACAAATGAATGTCCAGCTGTTTGCCAGGCACAGCTTGAGCAGTGGAGCTGCTGACACAGTGTTGGGCACTCACTGAACAACAGGaatgctgctgtgctctggacaCAAGGGATGTGTCCTGATGCTGTTGTTATTGTGAGCCAGAACAAAGTCCCCATGCCATGCCAGGAGCACAGGGGACAGCGCTGCATTCACTGCTTGCTCCCTCTCATCCATTCGGccccccacagcagcagcccacAACAGCACAGGCTGGTGATGGAAACAGATGAATTAACACTTGCATCTTTCCATGTAAAAATCCAGGAGGCCTCAGCATAATTGCAAACAATCCTAATTCCCTAATAAAGGGAAAAGCATTCACTTCACCACTGATTTAAACTGACAATGATTTCTGATCCTTTTGCACAGCAGTTACTACCTGTGCACGGTAAATTCTCCAGAAGTAGGCTgacaaataattaaataaaaattactcatGTGCTTCATCTTCCCTGTCccttttctttgtgtctctctactctggagcagagaggagcacaGGACACAGGCACTTCTTCGCTACCACAAGGTGATAGCTGCCATCCCATAACCAGCCCCGTGACTACCTTAGAACAGGACCCAGGCCATCCAGCTTCTCAACCACCTCTGAGGCTGACAAGCCAGTCAGGGGAGAGATCCAGGTTATTTATGCTGAAGTCACCATGTACATTTGATCTATTTTCTTATCACTCACCTTGGACAATGAGACAGGGACCTGGTGATCCTCAGGTCACTGGCAGGAATCAGAGACCCATATCTCTCAGAAGAGCTACTGCAAGCACAGGGTGCCTCCCCCAGCACCCTCAGCCCCAGACACAGGCAATTTAGAGAGCAATGAACACCCAGGACAGCAAGAGAGGTGACAGGAGTGCCACTGCCAGAGTGAAGACATGGCCCGAACACAAACACTTACAGCATCTCCTTGTTGATCACCTTGAACTTCCCATTCTCCTTCAATGAGTAATTTGCCTGGATGCAGCTTCCTTTCTCAAAAGTTGAGGGCAGCTTCTCTATCTCGTACCATTTCCCCAAATACTGACAGAAGAAAGTTTAAAGAGATGTCTTTAACATGAGTGactgaggcagagcagcctGGCTCCTTTGTCAGCACAGTTTTTGCCACTCGGTTGTTGGGGCTGGGGGGTGAGCAGAGCGGCAGACCCACActggcagctgtggcacaaggTGTGACCAGACCTGCCACTACcccctgcagcactttggcagTTTGCTGTCAGTCCCATCCCCCCTTAGCTTAACTTGCTACACCCTATGATATTTTTAGAGAACTTCTCACACCTTGTTGATATCGAATTCTTCTTGAACTGATGGATCTGGGCATGGTCCCATATGAAACATCTGGCCTTTCCCAATGCTGAAGAGGCTGAGCAGGACCCAGAGCCGCACTGCCATGCCCAGCATGGCTGCACTGGGATGCAGGAAGGAAATGGacctgggaagaaggaaaagagctgagctggggcctccctggagcagagctttgTGTGAAATGTGGCATGAGGGATAAGAAATGCAGCAGGGCACATCAGGGGCACAGCAAGGAGGAAAGAATCATTAGAAGAGTGCCAAAGAAGTCCCAAGCCCAAAACAGCCTTAAGGCCTGCCTGTGCtcaggctgtgcccagcagctccacaaaAAGCCAGGCAATGCCTGGTGAGAGCACTTGTACTCATCACCCACATCTGATACCTAGAAAGATGCAGGGGTGATAAATGTCTAAGGACCCACAGAAGCATCATTGTTTGTCCAGAGCTGAGGCAAGGGGAAATGCAGGATGTTTGCTTTAAAATGGTGGAGCACAAGGAACATATTCCAGAGCCAGTGGagagctggagcactgggacatGGATGTGAGCCCTGTACACCTGTATGGCAGGAGAGACATCCCCAGGTATGCCAGGGCTGCCTGACACTGCAACGGGGGGAGACACAGTGCAGCTGCCTCTGGAGGAGTCTTTGTGTGCCAGGATATACACAGCACTGCAAAGTGGGGAATTTGGTAGAGATTCAAATCAGCGTCAAATACAACATGAACTGACCCCCAAAAGCATGGGGGTGAGGAGGAAAAGGACAGGTTTTCCTGCAGAGCagaagcaggagctgtgctgctccaaaACAGTCACTGGAGCCCTGATGCTGCCCACATGCTTTGGGCTCTGCTTGGGGCAGGTTGGCACGTacagaccctgcagcactgggctgctctgcttccctggctGGAAACTCCTCCACAGGAGCAGTGGTAACATTTCCCCcaagtttagaagaaaagttcagtctgtctccagctgcaggcacaggcCCTGCTGCAGACACAGACAGTTCCCATTCTGAGTCTCCCAATTCAGACATACCTTGGTGGATGAGGTGCAGTAACGCTCTGCAAAAGACCAGGGCAGCAAGGAACAGCTCTGTGGTGAGCTCTCTGCATCTCTTTATATGTGTGCTGGGATCATCATTATTCAGGTCTGGCACAAGCCACTCCCTGGTGCTCCACGTGTTTAGGTTTTTTGGCAGGCCAGTCAGCTGCCTTAGATCTGCAGCTGGTACAAAGCTGGAGATGGGCTGCAACTTGGCTGTTCACCCAGGCAAACAAAGGCACCCCACGTGTCTGGATAtcaccctgcagctgcagagccttCTGCCTTGCAGCCACTCACCAAAGCCTCAGGCTTGGGTGCAAATGgcaggggaaagagagaaatgtcATAGCTTTtgagaggggctggggacagcagcaggttCCATCCTGAAACCTCTGGTTCAGCAGCAGCCATGGTCATGCTCCGGGGGGGACATGCAGCCTCCTCTGCTTCCTACTTGACCCCTGGAGATCCTCCAGGCCACTGCAATGTCCTTGTCCCCATCATAGTCACTTACTGCGAGTACATGAGGAGCACGAAGCAGTAGGATGCATCACAGGTTTGTTGGAAGAGCTATAAGACCTTCCAGCAATTTTCTTCTagatttttaaatcttattaCAAGGAAAGATGCTGCTGCAATTAATTCCATGCTGACCTGGCACTTTTTCCAACCAGTGCCCAGCAAATGCCTTTGATAGCAGAGCAGCCATCTGTGAAGGCAGCCAGTCCCAAGAGTTATACAAGAAGAGTTGAGTAATTGACAGGAAGCTCTACatgtttaattatattttaatctAATCTCTGTTGAGACTTTCTCTCTAGGTGTGTTTTTACATGCTGCCCTGCATGCCTTActcacacatgcacacacacacatgagCTCCTGAGTGCCCAAATGCCACCCCAAGAGCCACAGATAGCTCAGTCCTGTCCCTTTCtgggccagcccagcccaggcgTGTCCTGAAACACAGAACAGCCAAGGTGTGTCCTAGGACCTCAACGACCACCAGAGCTGTACCTGGCTCATCCaatgcagagccagcagcaccagctgggggTGAATGGCCATGGGTAGCACACGGTCCATGGTCTGCCACAGCActtggcacagggcagaggagcACTCAGGGCTCTCCCTGCTTCCATACAGCTCGTTAGTGCTTTGGCAGCCACAAATGTCCCTGATGGGTTTGCTCTGGCTGCCCATGTCAAAGTCAGAGCTGTCCTGCAGACTTTCTGCAAACCCCACATTTGCCTGCACCACTTGCAATACAAACAGGTTAGAAGTCAGGTAATTCCTGGACAGACCCTGACTTGAATGGTACAAGTGCTGCCATGCTGGAGTGCACTGGTGGGATTCCCCATGCAATGCACACCAGCAAGCAGTTTTTCTCCTGAGCTCAGCTACCCGCATCTTGCAGAGTAATCAAATTAGAAAGTCCTGCAAAAGGGCCAGCTTGGCCACAGTAGAACATTTGCATGTGGaggtgtgtctgtctgtgtgcttGTCCATGTCTGCACATGGAACATTCTCCTATGGCATGGAGCAAGGACTCCTTGGCTGAGGTGGCAGCAATGTGTCCTCAGGCAGAATGGTTCTACACTGGTTTTACACTGCTGTAGCAGGAGGGGCTCCTGCTTGCCCTGGCCTACAGGTGCTGCCCAGTACCCAGCGgctgccctgcagtgccagccctgccagggacaTATctgggtggctgggcactgccatTTTGGCTCCTGGcatgctgcagccagagccacaCCAGAGCATCGAGGTGTTCACCCAGCCATGCTCCATGGAACTCCTGCATGGAGTGTGCAGGAGTGGGCTGTGGCCAGGACACTGAGAAGTCAGAAGCCAGCAGGAGCTGACACTCCTTGAGCCCTACTGAGAGTGGGGATGACAGATAGGGTGGGTCTGGCTATAGCCATCAGCCCCCTTGCAGCCAGCACCAACAACACTGGAAGAAAACCCGTCTTTGCACAAAATCTTACGTCCAGCCGAAGGCAGCACCctcagaagtgcaggagctgcagtggagCCCTATTTCTCCACTGGTCACTACCAGGAACACCCCATGAGTGCCAAGGCAATGCACAGCTTGAAGCACAGATGATGAGAGCTGACAGCCGAGCTCGCTGCCACTGCTGGGACGTCTCCACACAAGCACTGGCTCTGCCTTCCCCAGGGGCACATTTCTGGGCTCTGCCTGACCACAGAAGGAAGCACCCAGGTATTTGCCGCTCATCTCTTAGAGTGGAGCAGGTTTGGGATGCTGCAGCTGAGTCCCTGCTTGGGGcctccagcaccaccagcaccactTGCCTGCACAGACCAGAGACTGCTCCATGTCCcacctgcccacagcaggagtCTGCTCTGAGCCACTCTAGAACAAGGGCTGGGGGGGGAAGCATAACTTTATAATTGCACCTAATTGTGGGGTGGGAGCAGTCATCTCCACCTGGTAAGCAGTTTGTaccctggagcagaggaggggCCATTCATCAAAGGGCAggaagctggagcaggggagggaggacGGGCAGGAGGAAAGCTGTGGAGAAACCAGGGCAAAaagggaggtggggggggaCGGACCAGACACGCTGGGAATGCTTCATGCAAGAATGAAACCATGAAACCTCCCCCACATTTCTGGATAatgaggcagctgcagggcaggctgcagggcTCGGGTACAGGACATGGACAGGGAGGTACcgcaggggctgcaggaggataGGGCAGCGCTGCctgcagggcagggggctgTGAGTGGAGGGGTGGACAGGAGTGGGTGCAAAGAATACAGGGCTGAGGTGGCATGAGCCACACAGCACATCCAGGGGGGACAGCGGGGCAACATTTACAGACAGAATACATTGGCTGGGATATTATCACATTGCCAGCCATCCATTCCAGAGACAAAGTTCATCTGGCTCCAGTGAGAAAATGCAACAGCATTGAGCACTGCAAGCAAAGAAAACCCCCTTGTTAGAAGAAGCTAGAAGTGCAGATAAAGTTCAGCCAGCAGAGGACAGGGCAGTGCCACTCCACCCGGGACATTCTACCTGTAGCCGACCTGGCTTAGTGCAGGAGTGAGATTGTCCTGTTTCACCTCCCAAATATCAGCTCTTGGCACATATGGAACAGAGCAGCTTCAGCCAGCCAGGCCTGCTGGGGACCTGGGTACCCAGGGAAAGGCTGTCGTACCACGCTGAGTCTCCAGCTGGgatttcagcagctgcagagaagcCCCCAGCAGCTTGAGAGCCCGGGTAATCTGGGAATGCTGAGAGTCCCACTATGGAGACAGCACTCTTTGCAAGGACAACTCTTCTTGCCTCAGGTGGTGTGttccattttgtcttttttctcctctgcaggaAATGCAGCTTTGTGTTGGCCAACAAGTTGCAACAGGCAtatagaaacaaaaatcaacaagTAGGAGataagacagagaaaaaagcaGGTGGGAGTTTTCCCCTGTAGGAGTGGCAAAAAGTGCTTTGAAATCTGTTTATGCAAAATGGTGTAAAATTTTTAATTGCACTTATGACAGCAAAGGAAGTAAACAGATTTTGGACACATGAACTGGCCTCTGGGATATGGAAATTTGGTCCTGTGCAAGTGCACAGATGTTGTCATTCATTTATATACAATTAGTGAGTAGCTGTCCACCTTGGAAGTTATCCAATTATGtattcaaaacacaaaaaaccaaagagAGAGAATTTACGAAATTAGAAAACTAAAAAGGGCCTTATTATTTAAGGGGCAGCCTCTATCACGCAGGACCAGCAGTGTTTCTGGCTGTTCTGAGGAAGGCTCCTCAACCTAACTGGCTTTGCTGCCAAGATCCTGAAGAACCCAGAGGGATATTTACCCTtcagaaagtaaaaaacaaaccaaaacaaagtaaaacaaatcagagagacagaaaatgtgTCTCTGTACACAGAAATACATTGTAGATCTGGACCAGTGGCAAAACTTTGGCCCAGTGCCATCTCACCCCTGTGGATGTGCTCACCATAAAAACTGGAGTTTAAGCAGTGCCCATGATCCTGGGGTTTTGCTACATCCCAGTTCCCCACATGAAGGACTGCCTTAGGCTGCTAAATAAGGTTGAGAAAGTTTTTTTGATGCATTTGCTGCTGGGTTCTCAGCAGATCCAGACCCCTGCAGAGCAGACATTCGTCCAATTTTGTCCTCACAGAGAGGAGTAAGGAGTGCAAGCCTAAGGGGGCAGAGTAGGGCTTCTCCAATGGTGTAGGAGCAGATCCCATGGGCATTTACCAGACTCCTGTGGGCCCTGTCTGGGAATGCCCACTCAGATTTGAGCGTTGTGGGCACTGCAGGGCCCTGGCTGTGTGACTCAGCACAGGATGCTGCTCCCATCTTCTGTGCCCCACTGAACCCAGCTCAAAGAGCATCCCGGCTGCACTGCTGTGCATCCCCTTCTCAGAGGAGAGCTCCCACATTCCCCCATTGAGTCATTATGCTTTTTTCTCAACCAGCAACGTTTAGCCTATTGAAACATACTGTAAATTATCTAAAAAATATCATTAATCATGTTTAGAGAGCTTTTTCTGCAAAGGGATTTTCTATTCTCATGGAGGATGCATAGTGATCTGTTCATAGCATCAACAGCTCTGTCCAAGAGATGCCCAAGTAAGGCTGTTTGAAGCCCACAGCCCTATTTTCTGCAGCTAAGCCATATTTCAGCCCTTAGCTCAGGCATGCATTAATGCAGTTacacaattatattttctaTGACCTATATACAATCTACATCTTCCTCACGACACAGATTTATAGTGAGTGGGTAATTGCAGCTCTGTTCACAGAAAGAGAGAACAGCCTCTATTACATTAAGAAATGCAATTAAGAAATTTTCTGCAGATTATTCTGTCCTGCCAGCCGAGCAGGAAGCCCTTCAGCAGGGACACGggctctcctgctgccagagcacTTTGGAGACTGCTTCAAGTCAGCAACTTGCATCAGCTATCAGGAGCCCAGGAATCACACAGGGACTTCAGAGGTGGCCTCAGACTCTCAGATATCCCTGACTCATAGGCCTCAAGGCTGGTTTATATAGGTTTTATATATGTACCAGGAAGACTCAAGGGAAGCACTTTGGCCCTGAAGGACTTCTCGACCAGACAGCACAGTATTTCCATCCCATATCTCTGAGTCCCCCAATCTCACACCACAGATCAGAGGAGAATTTTAAGAATACCCTTTCTGAAAGAGCAAGTCTCATCCCTCCACACAGACTGAGAGCACAAAGACACTGGCATATGTGTTTGGCTTTGCCTGTGAATAGCTGCATTGAGGCCGCTGAGCCCGAGCACACACAGCTTGCACTGAAACACAGATCTAAGTGTTTGCTAGACTGGAATTTACATTGTACAGAAAATCAGTAACATAAACTCAGTAGTCAGTGCTCTGACTTTGGTGCAATACATTGTTACAGGATGAAATGGCACAGAGATACAATTCACAATGAGTATCATTCAAACCAATCATTTTAGGAATGATTGGTTTAGAGAGTATTTAAAATGCTTCTATCTGTGCTGCACCCCAGGAATACTAGTCAGGTGTGTATTTCAGGGTAAAGAGACCTGGTGTGAGGACATGCCTGCACTATCCACACGTCATACCTTGCATTCCCCTACATAATTATTCTTGAGAAATAGTTGTTAACCACGGACTAAAACAAAGGCTTCTTACAGCAGGACAGACATATGGGAGTGTAGGAACTTCTTTGGGATGCAAGAGATCAACCTGGGACTGATTTTGATTCTGTAAGTGCCCatgcacagacagagctggaagACAGCTCCTGACTTGTACCTGCAGGAGGGACAGCTGCctgaagcaggagctgggctgcctGGGCCAAGTGCCATCCCTGCCCACATGGACCTAGCTGGGGGCTTTCTGCTCCTGTtagtgctgcaggaagggagcagCCACCCCATATAGGTGTCCCCAAAGCCTGAGGGAACAAGGCAGCTCATGTGTAGTTCAGGGTTGTAAAAGTGGCAGTGGTACAAAAAGGTCCCGAAGTGCTCTTGGGCTACAGAGTCTTAGAGACTTGTTAGTTGATAAAGGTGTACAGCAAAAGAACATGTGCAGGGAGGGGATGAGGTGGGGACTTAGTGTGTGGGCCAAGAGTATGGGGAGAGATGGGGACAGAAGTGTTTCCTGTGTGGcatggtgtggcagcagctccctgtaaAAGCACTGGCTCCATCCCCACACTAGTGCTGGCCCTGAGAAAACTCAAGGTGGAGTCACTAGTTGGGATGGACAGACCACTGCACCCCCTGGATGACTGTGTCCTACACCTCCTCAAAGCCACCTCGTGCCAATAGCCAAGCCACCACACCATTTCACCCTCTTTAAAGATGGTCACTGCTACCCTGAAGCCTTTTCTGAGTCCCCAGGCAGATTTCCTGCAGGCACTTCCTCATTATCAAAGTGCCCCTCAGCTGTATTGGGGTGCTTGATCTTCATTTCTTCTTTGGAGAGCTGCCAGGCTAAGCACCCGTACAAGCTTTCTACAGGGAGGGAAGCAGTACAGCCATACTCCAGACACCCACTGGATGTCTCCAGCGGGACACAGGAACTgacacatccctccctgcagtAAGTGATGGAGCCATGGGCCCTTACCAGGGTGCATTCCCTCTCCCAACATCTCCCTCCTTAGTCACGCTTCCTGGAGCCATGGCTGCCTCTCATTAGAGCTGGAAAGGGAAGGTGCTTTGATGCGCTCTGAATGCTTCAACACCTCTGAGCAGGCAGAAACCAGGAAGGAGACACAAGGACAGCCTGCTGGCTGATTGTCACAGTAACCCTGGTTAAAGTCTCACCAGGAAAATAACTTCTCCTACAGCACTTGACCCCACAAGGTGATAAGTACCACCCACACCCCGGGGAGCACAATTGTTCTGGCAGGGAGGCCTTGGAGTTGTGCAGTAATAGACTATGCAAAGTTTTTCCCAAGTTACAGTTCAAGGTCCCTGGGCAAGGTGCCTGTGAGGTGATGGTTAACCTTGGTGCCTGTTTAAGAGCAGCACAATGGTGTTAATGCCTGCCTTCAACGCTGGCaccttcctccctgcagctctAACAATTCAGAGGACTAAAAGCCACTTGTAATCGCTTTCACACAGCAGACTGCAGTCACCGCATTTATTATTCTGACACAAAAAGTAATTCAGCCTATGGGAAGGGGGATAATACCTTTTCTGGCATCAGTTATAACAACAAAATGAGTCAAACAACATGCATTCCATTGCAGtggttttctgctttccagcaagggcagggtggtggcagaggcagctgggatAGTAAAGGAGCTTGGTGGAGGTAGAGTGATTTATTCAGGGCATTTAGCAAACCTGTAGCAGTGCCAGGGCCAGAAGTGCTTCATCTCAGTCCCAAGCAGAACTCTTTCCACTAAACCATTAAAACAGACCAGTTCCTACCTGGTCCTTCTGCTGAACACTCTCTGTAACCAAAGCaagaattcttttatttttcctgttttgactTTTATTAATGTCTTGGCAAGCACAGCGAAGGAAGATCTCAGATGACCAGATCTGTTCTGTctgtgtgctggagctggaaaCAACTGGGAAACATCATTG
Proteins encoded:
- the APOD gene encoding apolipoprotein D, translated to MLGMAVRLWVLLSLFSIGKGQMFHMGPCPDPSVQEEFDINKYLGKWYEIEKLPSTFEKGSCIQANYSLKENGKFKVINKEMLANGKINEAEGELMHMDVKQPAKLGVRFNWFMPAAPYWVISTDYENYSLVYSCTNILWLFHMDYAWILSRAPDMHPETVEQLKSVLQSYKIDTDKMMPTDQANCPAEM